CCAGATTGCGTAAAATGATACCGAATTGTATATTCGGCCCTCTGGTTTGGCAGCAGTATTTTGGTATACTTTCGAGCGGTCGGGATATGACGATCTGATCTGTGCGGCACGTGGTTCTCGAAACCGTGTCGCTGCGCCGCTCGCGGCTTTTTCCACCTGGCTGGCCACCACTCTGGCCTCTTTCATTCGACCCTGAAAGTTCGATTGGGTCGGCGCGATTAGTTTAAGGAGTTGCAAGGTGGGTAAGAGATTGTACGTGGGGAATTTGAGCTACAGCATCACCAATGCCAGTTTGGAAGAGCTGTTCTCGCAATTTGGCGCAGTGCAAAGCGCCGAAGTAGTTCAAGATCGGGATACGGGGCGAAGCAAGGGATTCGGCTTCGTCGAGATGGCCGACGACAACGGCGCTCAAGAGGCAATTCGTGGATTGAACGAAAAGGATATCGACGGCCGTCCTTTGACCGTGAACGAAGCCCGCCCGCGCGAGCCTCGAGGCGGTGGCGGCGGCGGCGGCGGCGGTCGCGGCGGATACCGGGGCGGTGGCGGCGGCGGTTACGGTCGGCGCTAGTCGCTGGGCGGCCCCGTTCTAATTATTTGCTCATCAAGCCCTGAGGTTCCGAACCTCGGGGCTTGCTTGAGCGTAATACCCGCAGGTCAGTAATCGCTGACGAGAAATAATTCCTACGAG
This region of Pirellulales bacterium genomic DNA includes:
- a CDS encoding RNA-binding protein, whose protein sequence is MGKRLYVGNLSYSITNASLEELFSQFGAVQSAEVVQDRDTGRSKGFGFVEMADDNGAQEAIRGLNEKDIDGRPLTVNEARPREPRGGGGGGGGGRGGYRGGGGGGYGRR